From a region of the Mercurialis annua linkage group LG1-X, ddMerAnnu1.2, whole genome shotgun sequence genome:
- the LOC126665044 gene encoding uncharacterized protein LOC126665044, with amino-acid sequence MSSSSDDFLSGFQVDLDVPMGGPDVPVANVIPGDIVVDGAPVDIPLASAEVALPEVIVINDDDGDDSAVPVGDEAIPSLLPPLASSIVSGGVGGVASEGPVVADSGEISLGRDPDSPSRKRRRVVDDSPPRESFPGSSSSAPDLVQWVEGQDPASLLNPRVLAEYIRTLAIPDDVTWFCGRPGQELSDLACFHGFSALQSVLVLNDRRQCAEEEVERLSALLATSESERAKLKASLEEHDSLLAQLKAQDAINDRQVKVIEKKTDDLTQEIEELIRINSLVGGERDSLRSEVEGLHIRLLDTKAFYSALISEYRLAIGKKLLEQNPNIDLSGVNGLDPQAIARDLLVKISKDRV; translated from the exons atgtcttcttcttctgacgatttcctttccggatttcaagtagatttggacgttccgatgggtggtcctgacgttcctGTTGCCAACGttattcctggcgacattgTCGTGGATGGAGCTCCTGTTGATATCCCCCTAGCTTCCGCCGAGGTAGCGTTGCCTGAGGTTATTGTTataaatgatgatgatggtgatgactcGGCTGTTCCAGTCGGCGACGAGGCGATTCCGTCACtacttccccctctagcatcatctatcgtttcggggggagttgggggtgtggcctcagaggggcctgttgttgctgattcgggagagatttctctaggtcgagacccggattctccgtctagaaaAAGACGTCGAGTTGTCGATGATTCTCCACcgagggagagttttcctggaagctcttcttctgctccagacttggttcaatgggtcgaaggtcaggatcctgccagtttgctgaatccgagagtgctagcggaatatatccggactttggcgattcctgatgatgtcacgtggttctgtggtaggccgggtcaggagctttccgatctggcttgttttcatggtttctct gcccttcaatctgttctggtattgaacgaccgccgacagtgtgccgaggaggaggtcgagcgtctgtctgctcttttggcgacttccgagtctgaaagggcgaaattgaaggcctctttggaagagcatgattcccttctggcgcaactcaaggcgcaggatgcgattaatgatcgccaagtgaaagtgattgagaaaaagaccgatgacttgactcaagagattgaggagctcattcggatcaattcccttgttggtggggagagggatagtcttagatcggaggttgaaggtcttcacatccgtctgctagatacgaaggctttttactctgctctgataagcgagtatcgccttgcgattgggaagaagcttctggagcagaatcccaatattgatctttctggggttaacgggttggatccccaggccatcgcccgTGATCTCCTCGTCAAGATTTCTAAAGACCGTGTCTAG